TCCCTTCCTCTTACTGACACGAATGCGCAAAGTATTGAAGAAATCACTAATATTTTATGAAGAAATAGGGTATCTACAAACAGGGTTGGGTAGGtgactttctaaatgtaatccgttagtcACTAGTTACCTGTCCCAAAATGatcagtaatgtaacttttggattacccaaactcggTAACGTAAtcggattactttcagttacttttgcaTTACTTTCCAGGGATTcttctggatcaaaaaggggtTTAGTTGGTGAGTGTGGCAATGGGCATGGTCAGCCAATCAGGACTGGATTTTAGATGCCCCCATCTTGGCGGTGTAGATAAAAATTTTTTAGTATTTAAGaccatttcctgcaattctacaaatttctCCATGAAACTAAGAAAAATTGTTTCAGTTTTaaaactaatttcctgcaattctattcaTTTTGCCTTGGCTAAAGCTGGTTTTTGTTTTGCTATAAaataataacatttacatttacgtcatttagcagacgctcttatccagagcgacttacaaataggtgcattcaccttatagccagtgggataaccactttacaattttttattttttatatatttttttttgggaggGGGGGGATTTCCCTGACTGTCCAtctttttattttggtgattgttagttctcaaagattatattataaaaaatatatataggtccatttatattttctacatactttatatctggttttagtcattgaagtttacactgaaagcgtCTTTCCATCTCGAAAATTGCACTTTAGACTTAGGTGTTCCGAAGAAACACTTAGGCGGCCCACCCAATGATTTAATTGGCAGAAAAATCCCTGCTTTCCCCTTGAGGCGTTAGAAGAAAACAAAAAGGATCCATtgaacgcatttggtgtgtcatcatagtggtctctgacttgtggtcagacttgctcaggtggaacaaacttaaagtTGCACCTTTTTTCAATACTGAATTTAATGTAATTGAGAACAGAAAGGTGTCAGGGTTTTCTTCTCGCACAagtcctttctgaatttaaaagtaatccaataaATAATCTAGTTTTGCTGAAGTATCTTTAATCTGAATACAGTAGTTTAGCAGGTAATGTAACTgtttagtttgtttgtttgtaatCAGATTATAggaactgattacatgtaatcggTTACTCCTCAATCCTGTCTACAAAAATGTGTTTGTAATTGTTTTTGTTCTTAGTTTGGGGTTTACGTGTGAAAATAACAAATTGAGTACACTGTTAATACTTATCTGATTACAGGTTACTAAGTAACATTAGGTTAACTGTTATCATGTGTTCATACAATATGTGTTTACATATGCTATACATACTGGCTATTCTTGCAAATAAGAATGTGTACTGAATCAacctacctggtaaaataaaggtaaataaaTGATCATATATTTAACCTCTCTGTCACAAAGAACCGGCTGTTTAAAATTAAAGTCTGTTGGAAGCCAGAGCACCAAGCCCTGTCACGACTGTTCCAAAGCCACAGGGCAAAGGGAGGTTGTCTGTGGGGGCAGGCAGGTAATGACAAACATTGCCATCTGTTTCATCCCAAATTAAAGCGATGCACTTTGACCCCACCTGTCGAGATCTAAATTTGCCCACTACAGCTCCCCTACTCCCCCAACCCACCTATGTTTATTGTGATGAATTATGTTAATTAGGATCTTCATTGTTCTCTTACCACAGGGCCTGAGCCATTGCACCAGCCTTGTTTTTTTGTCTTCAAGACATACATTTTCTGAATACAAAGAATGACACCGATTGAAATAAATACAGAGGCCTGATCCGAAGGGGCGTGTCATTAGCAGGTAAAACCAAGACCTGGGGCAAAGAAGAAACACAAGGAAACGAATGATGACTTACAACAACAGAGAACTGGTGGTATACTATATTACCTATAAACTATCACAGAGAGACTACCCCTTCAACCACACTGGGCTCACAGAAGCTCCCAGTCAGACTGAGGGGGGTGAGGGTGGACAGGTGGAAGGGGGGGCGGCAGTCACGACACACCCCAACGGCACAGTAAACGGGACGAGTCCTGGGACTCCACCGCGACAGtctcccccctctacccctcaGCGGACAATGGGCCTGGATGCAGTGAAAGAGGCACTGCGGGACTCTGCCAATGAGTTTGAGCTGCGTTATGCCAGAGCGTTCAGTGACCTGTCCTCCCAGCTGCACATCACGCCGGCCACAGCCTACCAGAGCTTCGAGAACGTGATGGACGAGGTTTTCCGGGACGGTGTGAACTGGGGACGGGTAGTGGGCCTGTTTGCCTTCGGAGGGGCCCTCTGTGTAGAGTGCGTGGAGAAGGAGATGAGCCCACTAGTGGGACGGATTGCAGACTGGATGACCGTCTACCTGGACAACCACATCCAGCCTTGGATCCAGAGCCAAGGAGGATGGGTGAGTCATGACTGAAAGATGTGTTTTGGGGAAAGGGCAGGGGTTCATTTTAGCTCTGTGGGTTTTTTGAAGCATCAGTTCCAGAGGTCGTTGATAACAGGATCGGATAGTTTGAAATATTTTAACAGGTATTGATTGTGCACATTAGCACCCattgtctctttgtgtgtgttgcGTCATGTCAGTTTGTGTGAGCTGTGTGTATCTGACGCCTGACCTCTGATCTGAGAGGCAGATTTGTCAGCCAAGGAGAAAGAAccagagagaagatggagagagagatgtttgCCTCTGGTCAGCTGGGCATTGATCAGCTTCATTGAGTTTTCAGCTGAATCGAAGTGAGCTCTGCTGGCTGAGATCGAATTCTTCATGGGGTTGAAGTATAGACTTAGGCTTTACAGATCGCCATTTGTTTTACCCTGGCTGTTTTTCactttctcctctctgttctgaGCCAGCTGCCTGCAGATGAAAGCAGCGTTTTCTCTGGGGTCAGCTGAGAGAGGGGTTGTCCTGTTcctggtgggtgggtgtgttatgGGATGGAAGGAGGACACTGTTAAGGTCAGCTCTTTCCCTTTGTGTGGGCTGACATGATAGTGTGGAATGGGAAGGGGATGTTGAAACAGTCTCAAACGATGGGTCTTATGAAAACGGGCATTTGATTGGGTACATTGTGTGGGTAGGGGCCATCAGATTGGATGGTCTTTCTTCTGTTGCTTGCATAGCTGAAATTAATTTTAAATAGTGTTAAGACATGCAGATGACTTGGGCACAGCTCATACAGCTCTGCGTCTGTCATATGCCACCACCACACCCAGAAGCACCAGTTAATGCCTTGAACCACTGGAAGCTTTAAACATGAATAGTAACTCATCACTTACAAGGTCTCTATTTAAACAAAGTCTAGGCTGTGTTAATGTTTGTACAATTAATGCTGCTAAAACACATGCTCAAGCGCATGTCCCTTCCTACACTTGAGCTCTTTCCCCCAAGCACCTTAATGAATCTGAACATTGTTGTTGATGTCATCAGGTGTTGAATGTTGCTCTGAGCTAAAGACATGAATGGCCAGAATATTGAAAGGAATGGTGTGTTCAGTCAAGTAGTTTGGGTTCAAGCCATACCATACTAATGGATTACGACGTGCCTTCCTCAGACCCATACTCCTATGCATATACACACATAACATGAAGATAAACAGTATGTTAATGTATCTCGCTTATGCAGGGACAGTCACAATTCATCATTCCATACTATGCACACAATTCTAAAGTAGCTCAGAGAGATTTGAATTTGTCTGTTGTGGTTTCTATGTGTCATGACAAGAACAATCACCCGCACCTGGGACATCCCCACACCACagggaaaa
This portion of the Coregonus clupeaformis isolate EN_2021a chromosome 24, ASM2061545v1, whole genome shotgun sequence genome encodes:
- the LOC121538321 gene encoding bcl-2-like protein 1, producing MMTYNNRELVVYYITYKLSQRDYPFNHTGLTEAPSQTEGGEGGQVEGGAAVTTHPNGTVNGTSPGTPPRQSPPSTPQRTMGLDAVKEALRDSANEFELRYARAFSDLSSQLHITPATAYQSFENVMDEVFRDGVNWGRVVGLFAFGGALCVECVEKEMSPLVGRIADWMTVYLDNHIQPWIQSQGGWDRFAEIFGKDAAAESRKSQESFKKWLLAGMTLVTGVVVGSLIAQKRL